The genomic interval TTCATCGCAGTGTACTAATAGGAGTAGTATGATACTATTAGTTTCTTTTTTATTGATGATTGTTTCAAGGAAAAATTTGGGTTGATCTACTTCAAATTGAAGGGTAGTATAATTAACTTTTCCAATAATTATTTCTTTGACTCCCCGAAACATGTTTTCGGTTTTAAGATCACTTTCATCAGATAGATGGAAGGTATTTATTTTAGAAATGAACAGTTTTGCCAACCCGGTTACAAATAGCAGGACTTTTAATCTTGATTCTTGTAGTTAGTGACAAAGAGAGCTTGCTTGATAGCCATTTTAGAGAGCTTCTTTGGGTTCGAGTGTTATACTATTTCAGCAGTAGTACTGCTCCGAAACATCTTTCCCAGTCCTAGTTTAACCTTTGGTCCCCATAACGATCATGGCGATATCCTGACTTGTTGATCTCTTTCAACATGTGTAGGCTAAATATCGACAAACCGAATATGATTTTGTTGCTTTGCTCTTCGTCAAATATGCTCGGCGTTACATTTTTAATCGTAGTACTGTCAGGGAAAAATTTGACTACTCATTTAGAAATATAATTTAAGTTATTTGCTGTTCGGAATGTAGTTTCTTGTGCTCTAAATTAGGACATTCCCTCACAAAACTATTTTGAGAATATTTATAATATTGTAATATGAGTCAGGTTGGAATTAGGTATGAATAATTTTTAATGTGATGAACAAAGAATGAATACTGTTTTGATTATGAGAAGATATGGATGCTAAATTTGAGATATCAACAGATGAACAGATTATAAATCCAGTATGTGATTTTACGTACAGCTGGGGGGTGAACTGTGGATTGTCAAAAGGGGAAGCACTTCGTTTTTCTGTAGCCGTGAGTGAGCTCATTACAGATGTTATTCTTTTTGCCTTTCCTGGTGATAGTAAAGAGAATTTTGAGATAGAGTTTTCTCATACATTCTCCAACGTAGAAATTGTAGTTAGTGAAATGGGCGAACCATTTGATCCGGATCGTCATACGTATGATGTGCAAAAAGTACGTGATGAGGATGATTTCGATGGTGCGGGTTTTTTGCTCATGAAATCTTTTAGCGATGAATTTTCTTTCATTAATAAAGGAAAAGAAGGTAAAGAATTCAGGATAGCTAAAAACATTCAAATCCATGATATAGATGAACTGCTACTGCAATCAGCTGAAGAACGTGAGGCTGAAATACGAGATGAGGAAGATCAAGACCCCCATATAAAAATTGAAAACTTTACCGTCGATCGCATTAAGCATACTGATGCGGAAGATATCTCAAAACTTTTTTATCGTACATATGGCTATACCTATAATAAAGAAGATTTGTACCTACCGAAAAAGGTTGAAGAGTCAGTACTTGCCAAAGATAAGCTTGGGGTTATAGCCCGAAAACAAGATAATGAGGCAATTGGATATTTTGGCGTAAATCCTAAAGACAACTCCGATATTGCAGAAGTTGCCGAAGCTGTAGTGTCTCCCAAGTATCGAAGAAATGGGGTGATGAGTTCGATGATGGACCGCCTTATTGAAATCGCGAAATCCAAGCAGTTGACTATGTTGTTAGGTGAGGCTGTTACCATCCATCCCGTAAGCCAAAAAGTAAATAATAAATTCGGATATAAGACAACAGCTATAGAACTAGCTTCTTCGATAAATGTTAAGTACAAGGGTTTTGATGAGGATTATCCCCAACCTGTATCCATAGCTTTAGATTTTCTTCCCCTCATCCAGCCTTCAAAAAAAGCAGTATATCTGCCGGAGAAATATAATGAAATTATTCTCGATACATATGATGAGTTGGGGATGGATGTAGATCCCAAAGAAACAGAATCTTACCAGTTAGCAGATAAATCTGATATTGATCTGGAAATAGATTATTCCAGCTCCTCTTCACTCATTATTGTCAAGAAATATGGAAACGATTTTTTGACTGTACTTTCTGATATGGTGGACAGCCTGGAAGAAAAGTCTCCGAAAACGATATTGTTGGATTTACCTCTAGAAAATAGAGCTACACCGCAGCAGTTTTTAGATATAACATCTTTGAATTTTATCTACAGTGGGCTATTGCCACAGTATCATTTTAATACCGATTATCTCCGGCTGCAAAAAGTGTATGCTGGTATCGATTTTAATATTATTGATATCTATTCCGATTTTGGTAAAAAAATAAAATCACTTATTGCTGATGAATACCATAGCAACTCAAAAGAAAGGTAAAAAACTTAACATAACGGTCCACGGTGATTTTAATCTAAGGACTAAAAAGATGATATTAAGTCGTCTTAATCCGGCTATTGACAAGCTGGTTATAAACTTAATTAATTGTGAACGTATTGACAGTGAGGGTGTTATTTTTTTGCACCGATGGCTGCAAAAAGGGAATAAGTTACGACTTATTGACCCACCTGTTGTCTTCTTTGAAATACTTGAAATTTTAAGTCTTGAAAATTTGTGGAACTTTGACAAAATCCTAGCTGACTAAATATATAGCATATGTCTAATGAATCTTCTTCAATGATTGATATTACAGATGACCCTAATTTATGGAACCGCTTCTTTATGGTTCATGCTCTGCTTGTCATTGGCAGTCAAGAAAAGGATAAGAGTTATAATTTGGCCCCCAAACATATGGCCATGCCCCTTGGTTTTGGTCCATATTTCGGTTTTATGGGTACGCCCCGGAAAACAACGTATCGAAATATTAAGCGAGAAGAAGTTTTTACCGTTAGCTTTCCACAGCCCGACCAGCTGGTACAAACCAGCATGGCAGCTTCTCCCCGTGAAGAGGATGACAGCAAACCAGTTGTTGATGCCATTCCAACTGTGAAAGCCCAAGAAATAGAGGGCAAATTTATGGAAAATTCCTATTTACAGCTCGAATGTGTTTTGCATGACATTATGGGAAAGTTTGGCGAATGGGAAATGATTGTTGGCGAAATTGTAGCGGCTTATGTACATGAAGATGCGCTCAGGAAAGAAGGGGAGGATGCTGACGACAATAAACTTGTTGATGAATCTCCATTATTAGCCTATCTGCATCCCGATCGATTTAGTACAATTAAAAAAAGTAACAATTTTCCCCTGCCAAAAGATTTTAAAAGGTAATTGAACAGGATGACAGAATTAGGTCGGGAGCTGCATAATTTTTTTGTGGAAAAGAAAGCGGATTTTATTGATCTGCTTCAATCGCTTGTCGAACAGGAAACGCCGTCGAATGAGCCTTCTTCTTTCACTGAGATATTAGAAATTGTCAGCCGAAATTTTGAAAACTTGGATTTTGATGTAGAGTATAGAGAAGGAGAGGAAACGGCCGGGCAGTTACTTTGTAAACCTGGCGATTTTAATTCTCAGGCTCCAACTCAGCTTCTAGTTGGACATATTGATACAGTCTGGGATATTGGGACGCTGGATGAAATGCCTTTCACCGTTGAAGGCAATGAAGCTGCCGGACCTGGTATATTTGATATGAAAGCCGGCATCTGTATGATGATTTTTGCTATGAAAGCTATCAGGGAACTTGAGAAACAGCCCCACATACAACCTGTATTTTTAATTACTACCGATGAAGAAATTGGGAGCGGAGAATCTAAAAATCTTATTATAGAACAGGCTAAACAGGCAGAGCGGACTTTTGTGCTGGAGCCTTCCCTTGGAACAGAAGGTAAGATTAAAACCGAGCGTAAAGGTATTGGTCAGTTTGAAATAACTATAAAAGGCCAGCCCTCCCATGCGGGTCTCGATCCTGAAAAAGGAGTAAGCGCGATTGTCGGCTTATCAAATGTTGTCCAACAGCTTGTGGACCTTAATGCACCCGAAAAGGGTATAAGCGTAAATGTAGGGACGATAGAGGGAGGTGAGCGGGCTAATGTTGTGGCAGCTAAAAGTAAAGCTGTAGTTGATGTACGAGTACCGACAAAGAAAGACGGTGAAGAAATAAAGAAGAAGATCTACAATATTGAACCCGATTTGGAGGGAGTTGAAATTACGGTGAGCGGTGATATCAGTCGCCCGCCGCTTGAAAAAGAAGAAGCAAACGCAAAGCTGTGGGAGATAACGAAATCATTAGGTGCAGAGTTAGATCTGGATTTACAGGAAGGTAAGTCAGGCGGTGGCTCCGATGGTAATTTTACCAACCTCTATTCACCGACTATTGATGGACTCGGTGCCGTTGGTGAAGGAGCTCACGCTTATCATGAAAAAATATTAGTGGAAGAGACGCTTAAACGTGCTGAGCTTTTAACCCTTTTGCTGTTATATCCTTCACTGGAAGATTGAGATCCGATTTGTTATTAATTGCCTCACTGTACGGCTTTAATATAATCAGTAGAAGTATTCTTGGGTTGCACTACTCTGTTGTACAATGATACTACTGTTATGGTTATCCCAAACATTGTTCTTTGCCGAAATGCTGCAACTGTCTCCGCCAAGCCGAGATGGCTGGCTGGTGGTCATTGTATTAAGTTTTATGTCATTAATAGTTGGACAGATTCAAAAACGATGGACAAAGAACTCCATGTAACATCAGCGTAGCCGTAATTTTGTACTTTTTGATAACACTTGAACGACTATTGCTCACTTACGGAATTATCCAATATTGGTTTATCCGCGGGATAAATATAAGATGTCCGCTTCCTGAGGAGCAGGAAACATTCCCGGCGTGAAGACTATATTAGATTCGAAATTGTATTCTTGCTATAGTTTAAGAAAATTAAAATTTGTCTATATTTTATTGACAAAACTGTTATTTTGTAAACCAATTGTGGTTTAATCATATTTAAATATGTCAATAAAACGTTGACAAATATTGAAAAAAATAAACCAAATATTACAAAAATGGCCTCAAAAGACTGTTATAACCACTGACTGGTTAAAGAGACAGGGTGTATCTCGGCAATCAGTTGATAACTACAAAAACAGTGGATGGTTAGAACGGATAGGTCAGGGAGCATATAAAAGGGAAGGTGATGAAATATCGTGGGAAGGAGCCTTATATGCGCTTCAGAAGTTCCAAAGTCTTTCAATTCATGTGGGAGGTAAAACTGCTTTAGAGCTGCAGGGATATGGCCACTATATTAAAATAGGCACTCATGAAAAGGTAATACTGTGGAAAACACCTGAAGTAAGGTTGCCATCATGGTTCAAGAGTTATGATGGATGGGCAAATGAATTGGAAGTACGGTCTGCTACTCTTTTTTCTAAAGAAGTAGATACTCTTTCTGATACAACTGTAGGACAGGTGGAAGTCCAGATATCATCGGCTGAACGAGCTGTATTGGAATATATATATGATGTGCCGAAACAGGAAGGTTTTGATGAGGCCAATTACATCATGGAAGGGCTTGCTTCACTGCGTCCAAAAGTATTACAGCAATTACTTGAAGCATGTAATTCAGTACGATCCAAGAGGCTTTTTATGTATTTGGCTGAGCACCATGATC from Fodinibius salinus carries:
- a CDS encoding GNAT family N-acetyltransferase, with translation MDAKFEISTDEQIINPVCDFTYSWGVNCGLSKGEALRFSVAVSELITDVILFAFPGDSKENFEIEFSHTFSNVEIVVSEMGEPFDPDRHTYDVQKVRDEDDFDGAGFLLMKSFSDEFSFINKGKEGKEFRIAKNIQIHDIDELLLQSAEEREAEIRDEEDQDPHIKIENFTVDRIKHTDAEDISKLFYRTYGYTYNKEDLYLPKKVEESVLAKDKLGVIARKQDNEAIGYFGVNPKDNSDIAEVAEAVVSPKYRRNGVMSSMMDRLIEIAKSKQLTMLLGEAVTIHPVSQKVNNKFGYKTTAIELASSINVKYKGFDEDYPQPVSIALDFLPLIQPSKKAVYLPEKYNEIILDTYDELGMDVDPKETESYQLADKSDIDLEIDYSSSSSLIIVKKYGNDFLTVLSDMVDSLEEKSPKTILLDLPLENRATPQQFLDITSLNFIYSGLLPQYHFNTDYLRLQKVYAGIDFNIIDIYSDFGKKIKSLIADEYHSNSKER
- a CDS encoding flavin reductase; this encodes MSNESSSMIDITDDPNLWNRFFMVHALLVIGSQEKDKSYNLAPKHMAMPLGFGPYFGFMGTPRKTTYRNIKREEVFTVSFPQPDQLVQTSMAASPREEDDSKPVVDAIPTVKAQEIEGKFMENSYLQLECVLHDIMGKFGEWEMIVGEIVAAYVHEDALRKEGEDADDNKLVDESPLLAYLHPDRFSTIKKSNNFPLPKDFKR
- a CDS encoding M20 family metallopeptidase; its protein translation is MTELGRELHNFFVEKKADFIDLLQSLVEQETPSNEPSSFTEILEIVSRNFENLDFDVEYREGEETAGQLLCKPGDFNSQAPTQLLVGHIDTVWDIGTLDEMPFTVEGNEAAGPGIFDMKAGICMMIFAMKAIRELEKQPHIQPVFLITTDEEIGSGESKNLIIEQAKQAERTFVLEPSLGTEGKIKTERKGIGQFEITIKGQPSHAGLDPEKGVSAIVGLSNVVQQLVDLNAPEKGISVNVGTIEGGERANVVAAKSKAVVDVRVPTKKDGEEIKKKIYNIEPDLEGVEITVSGDISRPPLEKEEANAKLWEITKSLGAELDLDLQEGKSGGGSDGNFTNLYSPTIDGLGAVGEGAHAYHEKILVEETLKRAELLTLLLLYPSLED
- a CDS encoding type IV toxin-antitoxin system AbiEi family antitoxin; amino-acid sequence: MKKINQILQKWPQKTVITTDWLKRQGVSRQSVDNYKNSGWLERIGQGAYKREGDEISWEGALYALQKFQSLSIHVGGKTALELQGYGHYIKIGTHEKVILWKTPEVRLPSWFKSYDGWANELEVRSATLFSKEVDTLSDTTVGQVEVQISSAERAVLEYIYDVPKQEGFDEANYIMEGLASLRPKVLQQLLEACNSVRSKRLFMYLAEHHDHSWFKRLDPSKIDFGKGKREIIKGGKLNKKYKIVVPELSREGR